The region CGGACTGGGTGTTCTGATACAGCCTTCTGATCGATCCGGCCCGAGTCGATCAGAGGGAGCAACAACACGTCCTTCGCACCTGATCACACTGCAAAAAAGATGAATACCTCCGTTCGGCGAAATTCGCCCCACATTTCATGGCCGCATGAATTATTGTCTTGCTGCTGCAGCTAGTTGTTTTTTACTGAACGTTCCGCGAGGCTTCATGGAAATCGAGTTACAGGAAATTCGTGACCACCTTCACCGCCATGCACCTTTTGATGCTCTCCCCCTGGAAACGCTGGACGCCATCGCCCAACGGATCGAGGTCAGATATTTCAAGGCCGGGAGCGACATCCTCGAAGCCGGGGCTGTTATCCAGGACTTGCACTATGTACGCAACGGGGCTGTGGAGATATATCGGCGTAATGGCGAACTTTATAACCGGCTTGTCGAAGGCGATATCTTCGGCCAAGCCGGCTTATTGCGTAGCAACAAAGTTCGCTTCCCTGCCCGCGCCCTTGAAGACTGCCTGATCTACTTTATTCCGGGCAGCCTGTTCGCAGAACTGTGCGCCCAACATGACACCTTCGCGGACTTTGTCGAAGCCGAGGGCCACTCACGCCTGCAGTCTGCGGTCGAGGCGCAAGGCCGCGCGAGCGAGCTGATCCAACTCAAATGCCGAGCCTTGATATCCCGTGAGCTGGTATGGGTAACCGCAGATACGAGCGTGCACGAAGCGGCCAGGTTAATGACGGAACAGAGCGTTTCCTGCGTAGTCGTGATGGCACCTGGTGCCGCGCAGGCGGGACAAATGGTCGGTATCGTGACCGACCGGGATTTGCGCACCCGGGTCGTCGCGGCGGCACTCAGCGACCGCTCGACATCCATCAGCGAAATCATGTCGGTCGATACGGTATCGATTCAGGCAGACGACTCCGTGTTCGAAGCCATGCTGGTGATGTTACGGCGCAATATTCACCACCTGCCAGTCGTGCAAAGAAACCGAACCCTGGGCTTGATCAATCTGTCGGACATTATCCGCTACGAATCCCAAAGCAGTCTGTATCTCGTCAGCACCATATCCAACCAAACGTCAGTTATAGGCCTGCGCTCGTTGCTACGCGACTTGCGAGGGACTTACATCCGCATGGTGCGCGATGGCGCAACGGCACACATGATCGGCAGTGCAATTTCGGGTATCGGCCGCGCCTTTACTCAGCGCCTGCTTGAACTGGCAGAAAAGAAACTGGGCCCTCCTCCTGTGCCTTATTGCTTCATGGTGCTGGGGTCGATGGCACGCGATGAGCAATTGCTGGTGACCGATCAAGACAATGCATTGGTATTGGACGACCAGTTCGATCCCGCATTGCATGACGACTACTTCCTTAATCTGGCCACGTTTGTCAGTGATGGCTTGGCCGAGTGCGGATACAGTTATTGCAAGGGTGGAATCATGGCCACCAACAGTCAGTGGCGGCAACCATTGCGGGTATGGCGTGAGTACTTTAATCAATGGATCGAAAAACCGAATCCCACGACGCTTCTCAATAGCTGCATTTTCTTCGACCTTGACGGGGTTTATGGCCAGCTTGAATTTGTGGAGGAGCTCAAGGTTTTATGCGCGCATAAATCCAGTACGCATCCCCGCTTTCTGAATGCCATGGCCAGGAATGCGCTGAACCGTACACCGCCTTTGGGATTTTTCCGCACATTCATGCTGGAAACAGATGGCCAGCAAAAACGGATCATCAATCTCAAAGGGCGTGGTACCGCACCGCTTACAGATCTTATACGTATCCACGCACTGGCTTGCGGCAGTACAGCGCAGAACTCTTTTGATCGGCTTGAGGCGATCAGCAACACAAAACTCATGCAGCCGGATGCCTTAAAACATCTACGTTATGCACTGGAGTTTCTATCCATGGTGCGGATCCGGCATCAGGCTGACGCCATAGAGCAAGGCAACACGCCTGACAACTACATCGAGCCAGAGCGTTTTTCCACCAGCGAACGACATAACCTCAAAGAAGCTTTTCAGGTATTGAGCAATGCGCAGAACTTTCTGCGTTTCCGCTATCCGGCCAAGGGCCGGCACTACAATGATTGATTTAACAGCACGTCGAGATCAGCGAGCACTGGACTGGTCAGCCAAATTCCAGTTGTTGGCGCAACAGGCCATTCACCCAGGTCTTAAACGCTATTATGAGGCTGGCGTTATCTCTGCACAGACGCCGATAGAGGATGTTCCATTGCTTGCGATGGACATAGAAACCACCGGCCTCAACCCCGAAGCCCACAATATAGTCAGCATCGGCCTGATACCGTTTACGCTGCAGCGAATACGCTGTGGTGAGTCGCTCTACTGGGTTATAAAGCCGCCATCCGGTTTGAATGAAAAGTCCGTAACGTTCCATCACATCACCCATGCCGATATCTTGCTCGCCCCCTCTTTGCCCGATGTAGTGGAACCCCTGTTAGAGGCCATGGCAGGCAAAGTCATTGTGGTGCATTACAGGAATATCGAAAGGGCCTTTCTGGATCAGGCGCTGCGTAACTTTCTGGGAGAAGGACTGCAATTTCCGGTCGTAGACACGATGCAACTGGAAGCCCGAATGCACAGAAAGAAACGAGGGTGGCTGGACAGTCTTCTGCGTCGTCCCCAGACGTCGATAAGGCTTGCTGATAGCCGCGCCCGCTATAACTTGCCGCCCTACCATGCCCACCATGCATTGACTGATGCGCTCGCAACGGCGGAGTTATTGCAGGCTCAAGTCGCCCATCATTACGCGCCCTCCACGCCCATTGAAGAACTGTGGAGTTAATCACCTGAGACTGTCAGCCAGGTGCACCGGGCAGGTGCACCTGGCTTCACTCAGTGCATTGCCTCAGGAGCGTGGTTCAGACATCAGTCCCTTCACCAGGGAAATACATCCAATCAGCAGCACTATGGCGAACGGCAGTCCCGTTGAGACAGCCATTGCCTGCAAGGCCACCAATCCACCACCCAGCAACAGGGCGATAGCAATCACGCCCTCAATGACCGCCCAGAAGACGCGCTGTGGCACAGGTGCATCGACCTTGCCGCCTGCTGTAATCGTATCGATCACCAATGAACCGGAGTCCGAGGAAGTGATGAAAAATACAATCACCAGAACAATCCCCAGAAAGGACGTTATCTCCTTAAGTGGCAAGTCCCCGAGCATCGCAAACAGTTTGAGCTCCAGCACCGCATCCTTGACGCCAACAAAGCCTTCGACTGCGGCCTGATCAATTGCCGTTCCACCAAACGTCGTCATCCACAATACGGAAACCAGCGACGGAACGAGCAACACAGAGATCAAAAACTCGCGAACCGTACGGCCACGACTGACTCGGGCAATAAACATCCCCACGAATGGAGACCAACTGATCCACCACGCCCAATAGAACGCCGTCCATCCCTGGGTGAACCCGGTATCCGTTCGCCCGAAAGGATTCGAAAGCGCAGGCAGGTACTGTCCATAGCTCACGAGGTTCTTGAAGAAACCCGTGAATATGGCCAGCGTAGGTCCCACAACAATGATGAATACCAACAGAAGCAGAGCAAGCCCCATGTTGATCTGGGATAACATCTTGACGCCTTTGTCCAGGCCGGAAAGTACTGACCAGAGAGCAATAAGCGTAATGCCGATGATGAGTACTACTTTGCTCAGATTCGTCGACTCGATGCCAAACAGATACTCAATACCCGCCGCCGCCTGTTCTGCACCAATCCCTAAAGATGTCGCCAAACCGAACAACGTCGCAAACACGGCCAGAATATCGATGATATGCCCCGGCCATCCCCATACGCGCTCCCCCAGCAGCGGATAAAATATCGAGCGTATCGATAGAGGCAGGCCCTTGTTGTACGAGAAGAGCGCCAGGGACAGGGCAACAATCGCGTAAATCGCCCAAGGGTGCAGGCCCCAGTGAAAGATGGTGGCCGCCATCGCCAGGTCGGCAGATGTTTTTGAATCACCCGCAGCACCCCCGAGTGGAGCCCAATCAGTACGCGCCCCGCTGGCATCGAGAGTGACGCCACCCATCGCTGCCGAGTAGTGCGACATGGGTTCAGCAACGCCGTAGAACATCAAACCGATGCCCATGCCCGCCGCGAACAACATTGAAAACCAGCCAACGTATGAGTGGTCAGGTGTGGCGTCTCGCCCCCCTAACCGCACCTTGCCCAAAGGGGAAACGATGAGCCCTAAACACAACACAACGAAAACGTTGGCAACGCTCATGAAAAACCAGGCAAGGTGACTGGTCAACCAATTGCGGATCGAACTGAACAGAGGCTCAACTTCGTTCTGCAATGCCAAGGTCAAAATGACGAAAAGCAATATTGCGGCTGCCGAAATGATGAAAACCTTGCCGTGGATATCGAGCGAGAATGAAAACTCACCTTTGATATTGTCCTGGCCGATAACGTAGTCGGTATCAATCAAATTGGCCGCTCCGCTAGGAGCTGGAATACCATCCTCACCGACAGGCTGAGGATTAACTGGCAGGTCATCCATAGGTATCTTACCCATAAGAGCTTCCTTATTTATGGCACGCATCTGCGTGCAATGGTGTGTAGCCCCGCTGTTCTGATGGTAAAAACGAGATACTGGTGCCGCTATCCTAACAAGCTTTGACCGCGATTCAGTAACATCTGGCAAGAATCACCTGACATCCACAGCCCGGGTCAAACATGGCGCCATCGGGATATCACCCACACCGCATCGCCGTGCGGGCCACCTGTACTTGAAGCGACAAGCTGATAACGCGCTTACGTTTTAGACCTTCAGCAGCCCACCGTTGCGGTAGGCAGGACGCACCCTCGCAGCAGCAATGAGACCATGGCAGAAAGTCTCGCAACCCGGCGCGACGTGTCGATATATCGACTGAGCCATCGATAAGCCGGCTGGGGGCTCTTACGGCTCCACGCTCATAAAACTTGCAACCTCCGGGCTGTTCACACGTGTCGATTTGAGGGTGGCCTGTATGGATTTTATGATGAAAGAGTCATTTGAAGGTGATGTCTGGCCCCGCTCACTCCGCGCTTGAACACGTCTATTGTTATTATGAGATATCAAATTCTCATTGGTTTTTAGTTCATTCATAAAAGACTGCAAGAATGCATAGCCAATGAATTTATTATCTTTCAGTACCGGTTGACCGTCGGTGTAACGGGCTTGAAGCAACTCGTCAGACATCCTCATGACATCCTGCCCCCCGTCATGAAGCATCGCCATTTTCGTCCAAAACCTCATGGCATCGGGACCATTCGGCAACGCGACCACCTTCGAATTCAACTCATTTCGACTAGCGGGGAGCTTATAGGTCGACATGCCTGACGGATAGTGTGCCTGTAACCTGAAAGCGTACTCCATAAGCCTTGCCGAAGGCTCCATCCACCAGGATCTCTTGAGCGGGGTTTGTCCGTATTGATAAAGGTGGAAGACTTCGTGGGCGACCACAAACCAATACCGGGTGAATGTTGCTTGCACCGGTTTTTTTGCTGAACCAATGACTTGCGCTTCCAGCTGCGTCGATATATCGACTCTTAATGTGCAGGCTTC is a window of Pseudomonas taetrolens DNA encoding:
- a CDS encoding 3'-5' exonuclease, whose amino-acid sequence is MIDLTARRDQRALDWSAKFQLLAQQAIHPGLKRYYEAGVISAQTPIEDVPLLAMDIETTGLNPEAHNIVSIGLIPFTLQRIRCGESLYWVIKPPSGLNEKSVTFHHITHADILLAPSLPDVVEPLLEAMAGKVIVVHYRNIERAFLDQALRNFLGEGLQFPVVDTMQLEARMHRKKRGWLDSLLRRPQTSIRLADSRARYNLPPYHAHHALTDALATAELLQAQVAHHYAPSTPIEELWS
- a CDS encoding DUF294 nucleotidyltransferase-like domain-containing protein, translating into MEIELQEIRDHLHRHAPFDALPLETLDAIAQRIEVRYFKAGSDILEAGAVIQDLHYVRNGAVEIYRRNGELYNRLVEGDIFGQAGLLRSNKVRFPARALEDCLIYFIPGSLFAELCAQHDTFADFVEAEGHSRLQSAVEAQGRASELIQLKCRALISRELVWVTADTSVHEAARLMTEQSVSCVVVMAPGAAQAGQMVGIVTDRDLRTRVVAAALSDRSTSISEIMSVDTVSIQADDSVFEAMLVMLRRNIHHLPVVQRNRTLGLINLSDIIRYESQSSLYLVSTISNQTSVIGLRSLLRDLRGTYIRMVRDGATAHMIGSAISGIGRAFTQRLLELAEKKLGPPPVPYCFMVLGSMARDEQLLVTDQDNALVLDDQFDPALHDDYFLNLATFVSDGLAECGYSYCKGGIMATNSQWRQPLRVWREYFNQWIEKPNPTTLLNSCIFFDLDGVYGQLEFVEELKVLCAHKSSTHPRFLNAMARNALNRTPPLGFFRTFMLETDGQQKRIINLKGRGTAPLTDLIRIHALACGSTAQNSFDRLEAISNTKLMQPDALKHLRYALEFLSMVRIRHQADAIEQGNTPDNYIEPERFSTSERHNLKEAFQVLSNAQNFLRFRYPAKGRHYND
- a CDS encoding BCCT family transporter: MGKIPMDDLPVNPQPVGEDGIPAPSGAANLIDTDYVIGQDNIKGEFSFSLDIHGKVFIISAAAILLFVILTLALQNEVEPLFSSIRNWLTSHLAWFFMSVANVFVVLCLGLIVSPLGKVRLGGRDATPDHSYVGWFSMLFAAGMGIGLMFYGVAEPMSHYSAAMGGVTLDASGARTDWAPLGGAAGDSKTSADLAMAATIFHWGLHPWAIYAIVALSLALFSYNKGLPLSIRSIFYPLLGERVWGWPGHIIDILAVFATLFGLATSLGIGAEQAAAGIEYLFGIESTNLSKVVLIIGITLIALWSVLSGLDKGVKMLSQINMGLALLLLVFIIVVGPTLAIFTGFFKNLVSYGQYLPALSNPFGRTDTGFTQGWTAFYWAWWISWSPFVGMFIARVSRGRTVREFLISVLLVPSLVSVLWMTTFGGTAIDQAAVEGFVGVKDAVLELKLFAMLGDLPLKEITSFLGIVLVIVFFITSSDSGSLVIDTITAGGKVDAPVPQRVFWAVIEGVIAIALLLGGGLVALQAMAVSTGLPFAIVLLIGCISLVKGLMSEPRS